From a region of the Fimbriiglobus ruber genome:
- a CDS encoding DNA-methyltransferase, with the protein MPWDELWTGDCIKLLDKLPAGTADLVFADPPFNIGYEYDVYDDRRAKSEYLAWTDKWLAAAKRVLKPSGAMFVAIGDEYAAEMKVRLDQLGLAMRNWIVWHYTFGVNCTKKFNRSHAHIFYYVADPKAYTFNPDGIRVPSARMTTYADRRANPVGKLPDDTWVLRPQETDDHFQASADTWSVSRICGTFKERTEHPCQMPEAVLERIIRAATSPGDLVLDPFAGSGTTLAAAKKLRRRYLGMELSETYAEAVRARLAAVRPEPLTPVSVPRQPGVRRTRAAGLKPR; encoded by the coding sequence ATGCCGTGGGACGAATTGTGGACCGGCGATTGCATTAAACTCCTGGACAAGTTACCGGCCGGGACGGCCGATCTCGTCTTCGCCGACCCCCCGTTCAACATCGGTTACGAATACGACGTGTACGACGACCGGCGGGCCAAAAGCGAATACCTCGCCTGGACGGACAAGTGGCTCGCGGCCGCGAAGCGGGTCCTCAAGCCGTCCGGGGCGATGTTCGTGGCCATCGGGGACGAGTACGCCGCCGAGATGAAAGTCCGGCTCGACCAGCTCGGCCTGGCGATGCGGAACTGGATCGTCTGGCACTACACCTTCGGGGTCAACTGCACCAAAAAATTTAACCGCAGCCACGCGCACATCTTCTATTACGTGGCCGACCCGAAGGCGTACACCTTCAACCCGGACGGCATTCGCGTCCCCTCGGCCCGCATGACGACCTACGCCGACCGCCGGGCCAACCCGGTCGGCAAGCTCCCGGACGATACGTGGGTACTCCGCCCGCAAGAGACCGACGACCACTTCCAGGCGTCCGCTGACACGTGGTCCGTGTCGCGCATCTGCGGGACGTTTAAAGAGCGGACCGAACACCCCTGCCAGATGCCCGAGGCGGTCCTCGAACGGATCATTCGCGCGGCGACGAGCCCCGGCGACCTCGTTCTCGACCCGTTCGCCGGGAGCGGGACGACGCTCGCCGCCGCGAAGAAACTCCGCCGCCGCTACCTCGGCATGGAACTGTCCGAGACGTACGCCGAGGCGGTCCGCGCGCGTCTGGCGGCCGTCCGCCCCGAGCCATTGACCCCGGTCAGTGTCCCGCGCCAACCGGGAGTCCGCCGCACGCGAGCTGCCGGGCTCAAGCCGCGGTAA
- a CDS encoding ISNCY family transposase, which translates to MSTELQDWGILAMSQRERDVLAILKAVVSGDRTVTEAAGLLKLSARQVRRLKGKLKTQGDSALVHGLRGQPSNRCLEAKLRTQVLAAYRQRYRDFGPTFACEKLAEEGLKVGVETLRRWLLAEGLWERQRRRDPHRSRRPRRACLGELVQMDASVHEWLEGRGETIVLITMIDDATSRVEAKFYRHGSVESHLDLLGIWLRKYGRPLAVYTDRHSIFEPHEKGRPLADPDAQTQFGRALGELAIELIRAHSPQAKGRVERSFGTAQDRWVKELRLAKVTTCEDANALLAKLLPDHNKRFAKPARQPNDAHRPLGRDHKLASILSIQSERVVSNDYVVRFANTFYQLLPPAYPGERGGRVVIEQRLDGTLHIRFGKRHLPYQEITVGGSLGGSAPKPPEFSASAADASAETTGREPVKDSRPAGMQPTAGRSGRTPAEPYPSGGEEVDNPKRSYRPAPNHPWRKRL; encoded by the coding sequence ATGTCTACCGAGCTACAAGATTGGGGCATTCTAGCCATGAGTCAGCGCGAGCGTGACGTTTTGGCGATTCTGAAGGCGGTGGTATCGGGAGATCGGACGGTTACGGAAGCCGCTGGTTTGTTGAAGTTGAGCGCGCGTCAGGTCCGGCGACTGAAGGGCAAACTGAAGACCCAGGGTGACAGCGCCCTGGTGCATGGCCTTCGAGGTCAGCCGTCGAATCGCTGCCTGGAAGCCAAGCTGCGAACGCAGGTGCTGGCGGCGTACCGCCAGCGTTACCGCGACTTCGGCCCCACCTTCGCGTGCGAGAAGTTGGCGGAAGAAGGGTTGAAGGTGGGCGTCGAAACGCTGCGTCGCTGGTTGCTGGCCGAGGGCTTGTGGGAACGCCAACGTCGCCGTGACCCGCATCGCAGTCGTCGGCCGCGACGGGCTTGTTTGGGCGAGTTGGTGCAGATGGACGCCTCGGTGCATGAGTGGCTGGAGGGTCGCGGCGAGACGATCGTTCTGATCACCATGATCGATGACGCCACCAGCCGCGTCGAAGCGAAGTTTTACCGGCATGGGAGCGTGGAATCGCACCTGGATTTGTTGGGGATCTGGCTGCGGAAATACGGCCGACCGCTGGCGGTTTACACGGATCGACACAGCATCTTCGAGCCGCACGAGAAGGGACGTCCGCTCGCCGATCCCGACGCGCAAACGCAGTTTGGCCGAGCGCTCGGCGAACTGGCCATAGAGTTGATTCGGGCGCACAGTCCCCAGGCGAAGGGACGTGTCGAGCGTTCGTTTGGCACGGCTCAGGATCGGTGGGTCAAGGAACTGCGGTTGGCCAAGGTCACGACCTGCGAGGACGCCAACGCGTTGTTGGCGAAACTCCTTCCCGACCACAACAAGCGGTTCGCCAAGCCGGCGCGTCAGCCAAACGATGCCCATCGACCGTTGGGTCGAGATCACAAGCTGGCGTCGATCCTGTCGATTCAGAGCGAGCGGGTGGTGAGCAACGACTACGTGGTGCGTTTCGCGAATACGTTCTACCAATTGTTGCCGCCAGCGTACCCGGGAGAGCGTGGCGGCCGGGTGGTGATTGAGCAGAGACTGGATGGGACGCTGCACATTCGGTTCGGGAAGCGTCATTTGCCGTACCAGGAGATCACCGTGGGGGGCAGCCTTGGGGGCTCTGCCCCCAAACCCCCGGAGTTTAGCGCATCAGCGGCCGATGCCAGTGCGGAGACGACGGGACGGGAGCCGGTCAAGGACTCCCGTCCCGCGGGCATGCAGCCGACTGCCGGACGCTCGGGTCGCACTCCTGCGGAGCCCTATCCTTCCGGCGGCGAGGAGGTAGATAACCCGAAGCGATCGTACCGTCCAGCTCCAAATCATCCTTGGCGAAAACGTCTATGA
- a CDS encoding sulfatase: MNTLHILRPILAVAFALFLTAPILGAGAPETNTLPNIVVIFTDDQGYGDVGCYGAKGFATPNLDKMAKDGIRFTDFYVSQPVCSASRSSLLTGCYANRIGIHGALGPNARHGISANETTLAEVLKSKKYATAAIGKWHLGHHPQFLPTRHGFDSYFGLPYSNDMWPYHPTNKAYPPLPLIENETPAITNVTAADQAQLTTQYTEKAVSFIRKNKDHPFFLYVAHSMPHVPLYVSDKFKGKSENGLFGDVIMEIDWSVGEILKALDDAKVTDNTLVIFSCDNGPWLSYGNHCGTAGPLREGKGTVWEGGVREPFIARWPGKIPPGSVCHEPAMTIDVLPTVAKIVGAKLPDHKIDGLDIGPLLTAVPGAKCPHEAFYFYYGTNELRAVRSGDWKVMLPQNYQTLKGREPGKDGKPGAYQQVKIVEPELYNLKADMGETKNVAAAHPDVLKKMLAYAEQAREDMGDALTRRKGKNSREPGRLPEKK; encoded by the coding sequence ATGAACACGCTCCACATTCTCCGGCCGATTTTGGCCGTCGCCTTCGCACTCTTTCTGACCGCGCCGATCCTCGGGGCGGGCGCGCCGGAAACAAACACCTTGCCGAACATCGTCGTGATCTTCACCGACGATCAGGGGTACGGCGACGTGGGCTGTTACGGGGCGAAGGGGTTCGCCACGCCGAACCTCGACAAGATGGCGAAGGACGGCATCCGCTTCACGGACTTCTACGTTTCCCAGCCGGTCTGCTCGGCGAGCCGGTCGTCGCTATTGACCGGGTGCTACGCGAACCGCATCGGCATCCACGGCGCCCTCGGGCCGAACGCCCGGCACGGGATCAGTGCCAACGAAACGACCCTCGCCGAAGTACTGAAGAGCAAAAAGTACGCGACGGCCGCCATTGGGAAGTGGCACCTGGGCCACCACCCGCAGTTCCTGCCGACCCGTCACGGCTTCGACTCGTATTTCGGCCTCCCATACTCCAACGACATGTGGCCGTATCACCCGACCAACAAAGCGTACCCGCCGCTGCCGCTGATCGAAAACGAAACGCCTGCCATTACGAACGTCACCGCGGCGGATCAGGCCCAGCTGACCACGCAGTACACCGAGAAAGCGGTCTCGTTTATCCGGAAGAACAAGGACCACCCATTCTTCCTGTACGTCGCCCACTCGATGCCGCACGTGCCGCTGTACGTCAGCGACAAGTTTAAGGGGAAATCGGAAAACGGTTTATTCGGCGACGTGATCATGGAGATCGACTGGTCGGTGGGCGAGATCCTGAAAGCCCTCGACGACGCCAAGGTGACCGACAACACGCTGGTGATCTTTTCGTGCGACAATGGTCCGTGGCTGAGCTACGGCAACCACTGCGGAACGGCCGGTCCGTTGCGCGAGGGCAAGGGGACGGTCTGGGAAGGCGGGGTGAGGGAGCCGTTCATCGCCCGGTGGCCCGGGAAGATTCCGCCCGGCAGCGTCTGCCACGAGCCGGCGATGACCATCGACGTTCTCCCGACGGTCGCGAAGATCGTCGGCGCGAAGCTCCCGGATCACAAGATCGACGGCCTGGACATCGGCCCGTTGCTAACGGCCGTGCCCGGGGCGAAGTGTCCGCACGAGGCGTTCTACTTCTACTACGGCACCAACGAACTCCGGGCGGTCCGCAGCGGCGATTGGAAAGTGATGTTGCCGCAAAACTACCAGACATTGAAGGGCCGGGAGCCGGGCAAAGACGGGAAACCTGGCGCCTACCAACAGGTGAAGATCGTCGAGCCCGAACTGTACAACCTGAAAGCAGACATGGGTGAAACGAAGAACGTAGCGGCGGCCCACCCGGATGTGCTGAAGAAGATGCTCGCTTACGCGGAGCAGGCCCGCGAAGACATGGGCGACGCGCTCACCCGCCGCAAGGGCAAGAACAGTCGCGAGCCGGGGCGGTTGCCGGAGAAGAAGTAG
- the dnaK gene encoding molecular chaperone DnaK produces MSTPSVVGIDLGTTFSLAAYMTDGKPVVVRDERGAALVPSCLSFHDDGTVLVGSAARERALSDPEHTIFSVKRLMGRTLADLEKELKLIPHQIVERDAGDGRKVLRVRIAGREHTPEELSALILKEVRKRAGNPTKAVITVPAYFDDAQRQATRDAGRIAGLDVLRIVNEPTAAALAYGLDRTKAGTVAVYDLGGGTFDCSILSLTDGVFKVLSTNGDTYLGGDDFDHTIMAAVAREMGVDLGVRDPELLQHLRDGAEKTKIALSSAESAEFVVDVPGRKLHFSRTFTRTEFEALVEPLITRSIDKCRAALRDAGLTPKQVDEVVLVGGSTRVPAVRRRVAEFFGRTPHTDLNPDEVVAMGAAVQADILTSGRRDMLLLDVVPLSLGIETLGGVVDKVIHRNTTVPCRATTRYTTFVENQTAIVVNIYQGERELTNDCRLLGQFKLGGIPPMPAQMPQVDVTFLVDANGILRVSAKEQRSGAEASVDVKAAHGLSQDEVERLVLESVAHAHEDFNARRFIEYKNKAEADLRHTEKALAALGEKLTPVQRADIDRTTAVLQSALTGTDANALEQATTTFNTATTPLAELLMNAAAQQLFGGKTEDQLDAENLKGPPTPRGHKMSLNWQNSREIGELLFERYDTLNPLTVRFTDMHKWVLDLEGFEGKPDGSSEKILEAIQMAWYEEWKDEYGDGK; encoded by the coding sequence ATGAGTACCCCTTCCGTAGTCGGAATCGACCTTGGCACCACGTTCAGCCTCGCCGCGTACATGACCGACGGGAAACCGGTCGTCGTCCGCGACGAACGGGGCGCGGCGCTCGTCCCGAGTTGCCTGAGTTTCCACGACGACGGCACCGTCCTCGTCGGGTCGGCGGCCCGCGAGCGGGCACTGTCGGACCCGGAGCACACGATCTTCAGCGTCAAACGGCTCATGGGTCGTACCCTGGCGGACCTGGAAAAAGAACTCAAGCTCATCCCGCACCAGATCGTCGAGCGGGACGCGGGCGATGGGCGGAAGGTGCTGCGCGTCCGCATCGCCGGGCGGGAACACACGCCGGAAGAACTGTCCGCGTTGATTCTGAAGGAAGTCCGCAAGCGGGCGGGGAACCCGACCAAGGCGGTCATCACCGTCCCGGCGTACTTCGACGACGCCCAGCGGCAGGCCACACGGGACGCCGGCCGGATCGCCGGGCTCGACGTCCTCCGCATCGTGAACGAGCCGACGGCCGCCGCCCTCGCCTATGGGCTCGACCGCACGAAGGCCGGCACAGTCGCCGTCTACGACCTCGGCGGCGGGACGTTCGACTGCTCGATCCTGTCGCTCACGGACGGCGTCTTCAAGGTGCTGAGTACGAACGGCGACACCTACCTCGGCGGCGACGACTTCGACCACACGATCATGGCCGCGGTCGCACGGGAGATGGGCGTCGACCTCGGCGTTCGCGATCCCGAACTCCTGCAGCACCTCCGCGACGGAGCCGAGAAAACGAAGATCGCCCTCTCGTCCGCTGAAAGCGCGGAGTTCGTGGTCGACGTGCCGGGCCGCAAGCTCCATTTCTCGCGGACCTTCACTCGTACCGAGTTCGAGGCGCTTGTTGAGCCGCTGATTACGCGGTCGATCGACAAGTGCCGCGCCGCCCTCCGCGACGCGGGCCTTACGCCGAAGCAGGTCGACGAGGTCGTGCTGGTCGGCGGGTCGACGCGGGTGCCGGCCGTCCGCCGCCGCGTGGCCGAATTCTTCGGCCGCACGCCGCACACCGATTTGAACCCGGATGAAGTCGTGGCGATGGGCGCTGCCGTGCAGGCGGACATCCTGACCAGCGGCCGCCGGGACATGCTGCTACTGGACGTGGTCCCGCTTTCGCTGGGCATCGAAACGCTCGGCGGCGTCGTGGACAAGGTGATCCACCGGAATACGACCGTCCCCTGCCGGGCGACCACACGGTACACCACGTTCGTCGAAAACCAGACGGCGATCGTGGTCAACATCTACCAGGGCGAGCGCGAGCTGACCAACGACTGCCGCCTGCTCGGCCAGTTCAAGCTCGGCGGCATCCCACCCATGCCCGCCCAGATGCCGCAGGTCGACGTGACGTTCCTGGTTGACGCGAACGGCATCCTCCGGGTCTCCGCGAAGGAGCAGCGGAGCGGCGCCGAGGCGTCCGTTGACGTGAAGGCGGCCCACGGCTTGAGCCAGGACGAGGTCGAACGGCTGGTGTTGGAGAGCGTTGCCCACGCCCACGAGGACTTCAACGCCCGCCGGTTCATCGAGTACAAAAACAAGGCCGAGGCCGATCTCCGCCACACCGAAAAGGCACTCGCCGCACTGGGCGAGAAACTCACGCCCGTCCAGCGAGCGGACATCGACCGGACGACAGCCGTTCTCCAGTCCGCCCTCACTGGCACCGACGCGAACGCTCTCGAACAGGCGACCACCACGTTCAACACGGCCACGACGCCGCTCGCCGAATTGTTGATGAACGCGGCCGCCCAACAATTATTCGGCGGCAAGACGGAAGACCAACTGGACGCGGAAAACCTGAAAGGCCCACCCACCCCACGAGGCCACAAGATGTCTCTGAACTGGCAAAATTCTCGCGAGATCGGCGAATTACTGTTCGAACGGTACGACACCCTGAACCCGCTGACCGTCCGCTTCACCGACATGCACAAGTGGGTTCTCGACCTGGAAGGGTTCGAGGGCAAGCCGGACGGGTCGAGCGAGAAGATCCTCGAAGCGATTCAGATGGCGTGGTACGAGGAATGGAAGGACGAGTACGGAGATGGGAAGTAG
- a CDS encoding class I SAM-dependent rRNA methyltransferase encodes MTDAVNTTPAIPSVRLKIERKSSHPWIFQKMVEKPFSRIANGGVVDIQDRTGQWVGRGFYNGHSRITLRVLTADATETIDDAFFARKIGQAVSFRRDVLKLDAVTTAYRLVHSEADGLSGLIVDRFGQTVVIEFFAAGMFRFRNAIQDALRVHFPDCRFYYFAEEHVGKQESFDCRPPEPPPPDVITEHGLKFRVAPGSKHKTGFFVDQRDNRKALSELCGSKRVLDICCNTGGFGVYAKAAGGAGEVVGLDLDEQAIDMAKQNANLNRAQIRYVQADLFAWLRDVIPNGEKFDVVVLDPAKLTRDREDVLGALKKYTDMNRLALQVVSPGGIFLTCSCTGLVSEVDFLEMLRRAAWQAGRTVQIFKITGAAPDHPFLAHVQEGRYLKALFCRVM; translated from the coding sequence ATGACGGACGCAGTTAACACTACCCCGGCCATCCCCTCCGTCCGCCTCAAGATCGAGCGGAAGTCGTCGCACCCGTGGATCTTCCAGAAGATGGTCGAGAAGCCGTTTTCGCGGATCGCGAACGGCGGCGTAGTCGACATTCAAGACCGCACGGGCCAGTGGGTCGGACGCGGGTTCTACAACGGGCACTCGCGGATCACCCTCCGCGTCCTCACCGCGGACGCGACCGAAACCATCGACGACGCGTTCTTCGCCCGCAAGATCGGGCAGGCGGTGTCGTTCCGCCGGGATGTCCTCAAACTCGACGCCGTGACGACGGCCTACCGGCTCGTCCACTCGGAAGCCGACGGTTTGAGCGGGCTGATCGTCGACCGGTTCGGCCAGACGGTCGTCATCGAGTTTTTCGCCGCCGGAATGTTCCGGTTCCGGAACGCCATTCAGGACGCGCTCCGGGTACACTTCCCGGACTGCCGGTTCTACTACTTCGCCGAGGAACACGTCGGCAAGCAGGAGTCGTTCGACTGCCGGCCGCCCGAGCCGCCGCCGCCGGACGTCATCACCGAACACGGGCTGAAGTTCCGCGTCGCCCCTGGGAGCAAGCACAAGACCGGGTTCTTCGTCGACCAGCGGGACAACCGCAAGGCGCTCTCCGAACTCTGCGGCAGCAAGCGGGTTCTCGACATCTGCTGCAACACCGGCGGCTTCGGCGTCTACGCGAAGGCGGCCGGCGGGGCGGGTGAGGTCGTCGGCCTCGACCTGGACGAGCAGGCCATCGACATGGCCAAGCAAAACGCTAACCTCAACCGCGCGCAAATCCGGTACGTCCAGGCCGACCTGTTCGCCTGGCTCCGCGACGTGATCCCGAACGGCGAAAAGTTCGACGTGGTCGTCCTCGACCCCGCGAAACTCACCCGCGACCGGGAAGACGTTCTCGGCGCTCTCAAGAAGTACACGGATATGAACCGGCTCGCCCTCCAGGTGGTTTCCCCGGGCGGCATCTTCCTGACTTGTTCGTGTACCGGCCTGGTGAGTGAAGTCGACTTTCTGGAAATGCTCCGCCGGGCCGCGTGGCAGGCCGGGCGGACGGTGCAAATCTTCAAGATCACCGGCGCCGCCCCGGACCACCCTTTTCTGGCCCACGTTCAGGAGGGGCGGTATCTGAAAGCCCTATTCTGCCGGGTGATGTGA
- a CDS encoding DinB family protein, translating into MTINSYMAAMVRDDGALAPADLIAGFEQCADDLRAAVAGMTPEQILARPVLGKWSTLELVTHVADTDIYFTDRIERTIALDRPLLIGVDERPYPARLNYQAFDFAEELVLFTTLRRRTARILRLQPAEAWVRTAVHTETGLVTLRQLVLQATRHARHHLPFIAEKRAALAAQS; encoded by the coding sequence ATGACGATCAACAGTTACATGGCGGCGATGGTGCGGGACGACGGCGCGCTCGCCCCGGCCGACCTGATCGCCGGCTTTGAACAGTGTGCCGACGACCTGCGGGCGGCCGTCGCGGGGATGACGCCGGAACAGATCCTCGCCCGCCCGGTCCTCGGGAAATGGAGTACACTCGAACTCGTCACCCACGTCGCCGATACCGACATCTACTTCACCGACCGCATCGAGCGGACGATCGCGCTCGACCGGCCCTTGCTCATCGGCGTGGACGAACGCCCTTACCCCGCACGGTTGAACTACCAGGCGTTCGACTTCGCCGAAGAACTCGTGCTGTTCACGACCCTGCGGCGGCGCACCGCCCGCATCCTGCGATTGCAACCCGCCGAGGCGTGGGTCCGGACTGCCGTCCACACGGAAACCGGCCTCGTGACGCTGCGGCAACTCGTACTCCAGGCCACCCGCCACGCCCGGCACCACCTGCCATTCATCGCCGAGAAACGCGCCGCACTGGCGGCCCAGTCGTGA
- a CDS encoding PQQ-binding-like beta-propeller repeat protein, with amino-acid sequence MTARVVAVLAAVCLAAVPAALGQPDWPHLRGPNYDATSTETGLVTAWPETGPPVLWARDLGQGYSGFVAAADRIFTQFQTNRGQFVVALDPETGAEIWKQRVDLPWQPAGPYPGPYATPTWHAGRIYYSTPTGIVGCLDAADGREVWAVNVRKSFQAAGVEFGYAATPLVEDGRVILPVGGPDAGVVALNAADGAVLWKAGHDPASYCPAYPITLGGRRLIVAFLQNTLALHDPATGAQVWRQKLSSSYDEHSAWPLYAEPNLFVAAPFRVGGQLFRFSATDTGVTGKSVWVNKNLSNDVCSSALANGYVYGFDLYQLQSSPHRTSRGVFKCLELATGRVAWETEEVGQATVLLAVGKLLLLNDTGTLIVARASPERYEELARARVLDGICWTPPLLWRKRLFVRNAKQAMCLYLGPPTALDPNRPLATVAMTSSAFDWANILPREPEYPHDEPAVGELVVWFAWCVGGVFGVALVIGGATWLLAKLRRSLRPGLWFRVVFVVAAAGLGVVGTTLFSRWADTFVLTWPAALYVAFRLTVAASRWAGSRPLTLRTRLASGPVTAAFLALCYGYYRLCTATGYVMAWGFLIGFLPAAPAAALADRCKNRWVRLGVEGLGFTIYFWTSGLFPGWKARLSE; translated from the coding sequence GTGACCGCTCGCGTAGTCGCGGTCCTGGCGGCCGTTTGTCTCGCCGCTGTCCCGGCCGCGCTGGGCCAACCGGACTGGCCGCACCTCCGCGGACCGAATTACGACGCCACCTCGACAGAAACCGGCCTCGTGACCGCGTGGCCGGAGACCGGGCCGCCGGTTTTGTGGGCACGGGATCTCGGGCAGGGGTATTCCGGCTTCGTTGCCGCCGCGGATCGGATATTTACACAATTCCAGACTAATCGCGGGCAGTTCGTCGTCGCCCTCGATCCCGAGACCGGCGCGGAAATTTGGAAGCAGCGCGTCGACCTGCCGTGGCAGCCCGCCGGTCCGTACCCCGGCCCTTACGCGACACCCACCTGGCACGCCGGGCGAATCTACTACTCCACGCCGACGGGAATCGTCGGCTGCCTCGACGCCGCGGACGGGCGGGAAGTGTGGGCCGTGAACGTCCGCAAGTCGTTCCAGGCTGCCGGGGTCGAGTTCGGGTACGCCGCCACGCCGCTCGTTGAGGACGGGCGGGTCATCCTGCCGGTCGGCGGGCCGGACGCGGGCGTCGTCGCTCTCAATGCGGCGGATGGAGCAGTCCTCTGGAAAGCCGGGCACGACCCGGCCAGCTACTGTCCCGCGTACCCGATCACGCTGGGCGGGCGACGGCTGATCGTCGCGTTTCTCCAAAATACCCTGGCCCTGCACGACCCGGCCACCGGCGCCCAGGTATGGCGGCAAAAGCTCAGCAGCAGTTACGACGAACACTCGGCCTGGCCGCTATACGCGGAGCCGAACTTGTTCGTCGCGGCTCCGTTCCGGGTGGGCGGCCAACTCTTCCGGTTCAGCGCCACGGATACTGGCGTCACGGGCAAATCGGTCTGGGTCAACAAGAACCTCTCGAACGACGTTTGCTCCAGCGCTCTCGCCAACGGGTATGTTTACGGCTTCGACCTATACCAGTTGCAGTCGAGCCCGCACCGGACGTCCCGCGGAGTGTTCAAGTGCCTGGAACTCGCCACGGGTCGGGTGGCGTGGGAAACCGAAGAGGTGGGTCAGGCGACGGTCCTGCTGGCCGTCGGTAAACTCCTGCTCCTCAACGACACCGGCACCCTGATCGTCGCCCGCGCGAGCCCCGAGCGGTACGAGGAATTAGCCCGCGCCCGGGTACTTGACGGCATATGCTGGACGCCGCCGCTGCTCTGGCGCAAGCGCCTGTTCGTGCGGAACGCGAAGCAAGCCATGTGCCTCTACCTCGGACCGCCGACGGCTCTCGATCCGAACCGCCCACTGGCGACTGTCGCCATGACTTCCTCGGCTTTCGACTGGGCCAACATTCTCCCCAGAGAACCGGAGTACCCGCACGACGAGCCCGCGGTCGGCGAGTTGGTGGTCTGGTTTGCCTGGTGCGTCGGGGGCGTGTTCGGCGTCGCGCTTGTCATCGGCGGCGCCACGTGGCTCCTCGCGAAACTCCGCCGGTCGCTACGACCCGGGCTCTGGTTCCGAGTCGTCTTTGTCGTCGCGGCCGCCGGTCTCGGTGTCGTCGGCACCACACTGTTCAGTCGGTGGGCGGACACGTTCGTGCTGACGTGGCCGGCCGCCCTGTACGTCGCCTTCCGGCTGACGGTGGCCGCGTCCCGTTGGGCCGGATCGCGCCCGCTCACGCTTCGCACTCGCCTCGCATCCGGGCCGGTGACGGCCGCGTTCTTGGCCCTTTGCTATGGCTACTACCGGCTCTGCACGGCCACCGGGTACGTCATGGCGTGGGGCTTCCTGATCGGCTTCCTGCCCGCCGCGCCGGCGGCCGCGCTGGCCGACCGGTGCAAGAACCGGTGGGTGCGGTTGGGAGTTGAAGGGCTCGGGTTTACGATTTACTTTTGGACGTCGGGGTTGTTTCCCGGGTGGAAGGCCCGTTTGTCGGAGTGA
- a CDS encoding acylphosphatase, producing the protein MSAASPPDAVAVNVFYSGRVQGVGFRVTVSHLARQLPVTGWVRNLPDGRVEMHAEGVRADVESLLGKVREYFFDNIRDEAIDWHPASGAYSGFGVAG; encoded by the coding sequence ATGAGTGCCGCTTCGCCGCCCGATGCCGTGGCCGTCAACGTCTTTTATTCCGGTCGCGTTCAGGGCGTCGGGTTCCGCGTAACGGTCTCGCACCTGGCCCGCCAACTTCCGGTGACCGGCTGGGTCCGCAACCTGCCGGACGGCCGCGTCGAGATGCACGCCGAGGGGGTGCGGGCGGACGTGGAATCACTGCTCGGCAAAGTGCGAGAGTACTTCTTCGATAACATCCGGGACGAGGCGATCGATTGGCATCCGGCGTCCGGCGCGTACTCAGGATTCGGCGTGGCCGGGTGA